From Anopheles arabiensis isolate DONGOLA chromosome 3, AaraD3, whole genome shotgun sequence, a single genomic window includes:
- the LOC120901883 gene encoding serine proteinase stubble-like, translated as MRERWCFAMDRIVLVALVAGCLLVAVAAQADYIQQEQCVTASNRAGYCMTKAECPDQEQVDLRAATCSDATHYCCPDRSEQLPSRNRPKLLTQCDSNRGYCVKGDACSVRTFRLRSNRCPAYEEVCCPKSAFPEEFHATQVAKHDLSIGATTSTTSTTTTTTTTTTTTTTTTTTTTTPNPVGESDQILEIQASTTPVSATTANSLGTSLDAQSSEGTGASEPTKLPIPLRPITPDQQTVESTDVNNATDSIEKSAKPTTNTSDAQLELTSSAESNDIVTSIIDTALVDDNSLQETDTTTFPVIPPNAADPPQTPALMGQFTPESFSYQECGQLNLNGVVERMINEDFRAEYGEFPWMVALFQLPEQRYCCNGALIDPKAILTTAHCVTNCGVRAANIMVRFGEWNMSSTHEMAIPREDIGVKSVHQHPRYSPSALLNNIAVLELAHPVQYQATIQPVCLPSANQPLRAMENMIATGWGRVMEENAPPTQILKRLDLQRMEPSICREALRRVQRPYPFILDSSFVCSTTNHCDQERPCDGDAGAPVVVELPGTTNRYYLHGLVSWGYGCHQKQIPYTVLTKVVHFREWIDRIVSGFKKKVKKGHSKQRE; from the exons ATGAGGGAAAGGTGGTGTTTCGCAATGGATCGGATCGTTTTGGTTGCGCTAGTAGCGGGATGTTTGCTGGTAGCGGTCGCTGCACAGGCGGACTACATCCAACAAGAG CAATGTGTTACCGCCAGCAACAGGGCAGGCTACTGTATGACGAAGGCAGAATGTCCCGATCAGGAGCAAGTGGATCTACGGGCGGCAACTTGCAGCGATGCTACGCATTACTGTTGTCCGGACCGGAGCGAGCAGCTGCCGTCGAGGAACAGACCGAAGCTGCTCACCCAGTGCGACAGTAACAGAGGGTACTGCGTAAAAGGTGACGCGTGCAGCGTGCGTACCTTCCGCCTGCGTTCGAACAGATGTCCTGCGTACGAGGAGGTTTGCTGTCCGAAAAGTGCCTTTCCGGAGGAGTTTCACGCGACGCAGGTAGCGAAACACGACCTATCGATAGGTGCGACAACCAGTACTACTTCTACTACGACTACTACTACgactacaacaacaactactactactaccactactactactactactccaaATCCTGTTGGCGAATCAGATCAAATCTTGGAGATACAAGCAAGCACTACACCCGTGTCGGCTACTACTGCAAATTCATTGGGAACATCACTCGATGCACAGAGCAGTGAAGGCACTGGAGCCTCCGAACCTACCAAACTCCCGATTCCCCTTCGTCCGATCACTCCCGATCAACAGACGGTGGAGTCTACCGATGTGAACAATGCCACCGATTCTATCGAGAAATCGGCAAAACCGACTACCAACACCTCGGATGCGCAACTCGAACTTACCTCATCTGCCGAATCCAACGACATCGTTACATCAATAATCGATACTGCGTTAGTGGATGATAATTCCCTGCAAGAAACGGACACAACCACCTTCCCTGTCATACCACCAAACGCCGCCGACCCACCGCAAACTCCTGCCCTAATGGGTCAATTCACCCCGGAAAGCTTCTCCTACCAGGAATGCGGCCAACTCAATCTGAACGGTGTCGTGGAACGTATGATCAATGAAGATTTTCGTGCAGAATATGGCGAGTTCCCGTGGATGGTGGCACTGTTCCAGCTGCCGGAGCAGCGCTACTGCTGCAATGGGGCACTGATCGACCCGAAAGCCATCCTAACAACGGCACACTGTGTGACGAACTGTGGTGTCCGTGCGGCCAACATTATGGTACGGTTCGGTGAGTGGAACATGAGCTCGACGCATGAAATGGCAATTCCACGTGAGGATATTGGAGTGAAAAGCGTTCACCAACATCCCCGGTACAGCCCTTCTGCCCTTCTTAACAACATTGCCGTGCTGGAGCTAGCCCATCCGGTACAATATCAAGCGACGATACAACCAGTGTGTCTGCCGTCGGCCAACCAACCGCTTCGGGCGATGGAGAACATGATCGCCACAGGCTGGGGCAGAGTGATGGAAGAGAACGCACCACCGACGCAGATATTGAAACGGCTCGATCTACAGCGCATGGAACCGAGCATTTGTCGGGAGGCGCTGAGACGGGTGCAACGACCGTATCCCTTCATACTGGACAGCAGCTTCGTATGCAGCACCACCAATCATTGCGATCAGGAAAGACCTTGTGATGGAGATGCCGGTGCTCCGGTTGTGGTGGAATTACCCGGGACGACCAATCGATACTACTTGCACGGGTTGGTATCGTGGGGATATGGTTGCCATCAGAAGCAGATACCTTATACTGTGCTGACAAAGGTGGTCCATTTCCGAGAGTGGATCGATCGTATCGTTTCAGGCTTTAaaaagaaggtcaaaaagggACACTCCAAACAGCGTGAGTag
- the LOC120901885 gene encoding phenoloxidase-activating factor 2-like isoform X3 → MASLMWWTVSALCLAAGIVAQNVEVSTNSEQFCTTSKGEDGICVYQYQCTDGVVSHSGANIIDIRHPLDDCNDHLMQCCAEPKQATTIPPITDGDADDQVTIVPPSSTASPTTAGDGDANDTQQASKRPPVHIPPYEIEGCGHRNPHGMIFTIENNQFSESEYGEYPWTVAIFARTKTESALKYLCGGALIDRAAVLTTASCLHPYRSDVSSLVVRLGEWDMSTVREPIPHIDSEMERIYLHPQYSMTSKVNDIAIVILGDTVELNHTVGVVCLPPAGMVPSTGTDVTGVGWGEVPNFVVPRKLPQTILKKAQLHHLSHELCQQTLRKLMGRRFQLHSSFLCTTAQDAEMLPCRGDTGSPYMMETVPGSERYYLVGLSSWGYDCNKQATPTVLTNVAYHRDWIDGVIKGEDLNIWSYTYEKELLEGQQQQNAVD, encoded by the exons ATGGCGTCATTGATGTGGTGGACTGTTTCGGCGTTGTGCTTGGCGGCTGGAATTGTGGCACAGAACGTCGAAGTGAGCACCAACAGTGAACAG TTCTGCACCACGAGCAAGGGCGAGGATGGCATCTGCGTGTATCAATATCAGTGCACGGACGGTGTGGTTAGTCATTCGGGAGCGAATATCATCGATATCAGACATCCACTGGATGACTGCAATGATCATCTGATGCAGTGTTGTGCGGAGCCGAAACAGGCTACTACCATCCCGCCGATCACGGACGGCGATGCGGATGATCAAGTAACGATTGTTCCTCCATCATCAACAGCGTCACCTACAACAGCGGGTGACGGAGATGCAAACGACACTCAGCAAGCATCGAAAAGACCACCGGTACACATCCCACCGTACGAGATCGAGGGTTGTGGCCACCGGAATCCGCACGGTATGATCTTCACGATCGAGAACAATCAGTTCAGCGAGTCCGAGTACGGGGAATACCCCTGGACGGTGGCCATATTTGCACGCACGAAGACGGAAAGTGCGCTCAAGTACCTGTGCGGCGGTGCGCTGATCGATCGGGCCGCCGTACTCACCACGGCCAGCTGCCTACACCCGTACCGGTCCGATGTGTCCTCGCTGGTGGTGCGGCTCGGTGAATGGGACATGAGTACGGTGCGCGAACCGATACCGCACATCGACAGCGAGATGGAGAGGATCTACCTGCACCCGCAGTACAGTATGACAAGCAAGGTCAACGATATCGCGATCGTCATCTTGGGCGACACGGTCGAGTTGAATCACACGGTCGGCGTGGTGTGTTTGCCACCGGCTGGCATGGTTCCCTCGACGGGTACCGACGTGACCGGTGTCGGATGGGGTGAGGTACCAAACTTTGTCGTGCCGCGGAAGCTTCCTCAGACGATCCTGAAGAAGGCGCAACTGCACCATCTGTCGCACGAGCTGTGTCAGCAGACGCTGCGCAAGCTGATGGGACGCCGGTTTCAGCTGCATTCGAGCTTCCTCTGCACCACGGCACAGGACGCGGAGATGTTGCCGTGCCGGGGCGATACGGGCTCACCGTACATGATGGAGACGGTGCCTG GTAGCGAACGGTACTACCTGGTCGGGCTTAGCTCGTGGGGCTACGACTGCAATAAGCAGGCTACACCGACGGTCCTAACGAATGTGGCGTACCATCGCGACTGGATCGATGGCGTGATAAAGGGTGAAGATCTCAACATTTGGAGCTACACGTACGAGAAGGAGCTGCTGGaggggcagcagcaacaaaatgctGTAGATTAG
- the LOC120901885 gene encoding phenoloxidase-activating factor 2-like isoform X2: protein MASLMWWTVSALCLAAGIVAQNVEVSTNSEQFCTTSKGEDGICVYQYQCTDGVVSHSGANIIDIRHPLDDCNDHLMQCCAEPKQATTIPPITDGDADDQVTIVPPSSTASPTTAGDGDANDTQQASKRPPVHIPPYEIEGCGHRNPHGMIFTIENNQFSESEYGEYPWTVAIFARTKTESALKYLCGGALIDRAAVLTTASCLHPYRSDVSSLVVRLGEWDMSTVREPIPHIDSEMERIYLHPQYSMTSKVNDIAIVILGDTVELNHTVGVVCLPPAGMVPSTGTDVTGVGWGEVPNFVVPRKLPQTILKKAQLHHLSHELCQQTLRKLMGRRFQLHSSFLCTTAQDAEMLPCRGDTGSPYMMETVPGSERYYLVGLSSWGYDCNKQATPTVLTNVAYHRDWIDGVIKGEDLNIWSYTYEKELLEGQQQQNAVD, encoded by the exons ATGGCGTCATTGATGTGGTGGACTGTTTCGGCGTTGTGCTTGGCGGCTGGAATTGTGGCACAGAACGTCGAAGTGAGCACCAACAGTGAACAG TTCTGCACCACGAGCAAGGGCGAGGATGGCATCTGCGTGTATCAATATCAGTGCACGGACGGTGTGGTTAGTCATTCGGGAGCGAATATCATCGATATCAGACATCCACTGGATGACTGCAATGATCATCTGATGCAGTGTTGTGCGGAGCCGAAACAGGCTACTACCATCCCGCCGATCACGGACGGCGATGCGGATGATCAAGTAACGATTGTTCCTCCATCATCAACAGCGTCACCTACAACAGCGGGTGACGGAGATGCAAACGACACTCAGCAAGCATCGAAAAGACCACCGGTACACATCCCACCGTACGAGATCGAGGGTTGTGGCCACCGGAATCCGCACGGTATGATCTTCACGATCGAGAACAATCAGTTCAGCGAGTCCGAGTACGGGGAATACCCCTGGACGGTGGCCATATTTGCACGCACGAAGACGGAAAGTGCGCTCAAGTACCTGTGCGGCGGTGCGCTGATCGATCGGGCCGCCGTACTCACCACGGCCAGCTGCCTACACCCGTACCGGTCCGATGTGTCCTCGCTGGTGGTGCGGCTCGGTGAATGGGACATGAGTACGGTGCGCGAACCGATACCGCACATCGACAGCGAGATGGAGAGGATCTACCTGCACCCGCAGTACAGTATGACAAGCAAGGTCAACGATATCGCGATCGTCATCTTGGGCGACACGGTCGAGTTGAATCACACGGTCGGCGTGGTGTGTTTGCCACCGGCTGGCATGGTTCCCTCGACGGGTACCGACGTGACCGGTGTCGGATGGGGTGAGGTACCAAACTTTGTCGTGCCGCGGAAGCTTCCTCAGACGATCCTGAAGAAGGCGCAACTGCACCATCTGTCGCACGAGCTGTGTCAGCAGACGCTGCGCAAGCTGATGGGACGCCGGTTTCAGCTGCATTCGAGCTTCCTCTGCACCACGGCACAGGACGCGGAGATGTTGCCGTGCCGGGGCGATACGGGCTCACCGTAC ATGATGGAGACGGTGCCTGGTAGCGAACGGTACTACCTGGTCGGGCTTAGCTCGTGGGGCTACGACTGCAATAAGCAGGCTACACCGACGGTCCTAACGAATGTGGCGTACCATCGCGACTGGATCGATGGCGTGATAAAGGGTGAAGATCTCAACATTTGGAGCTACACGTACGAGAAGGAGCTGCTGGaggggcagcagcaacaaaatgctGTAGATTAG
- the LOC120901884 gene encoding serine proteinase stubble-like, with amino-acid sequence MRERWCFAVDRIVLVALVAGCLLVAVAAQADYIQQEQCITASSRAGYCMTKAECPDQEQVDLRAATCSDATHYCCPDRSEQLPSRNRPKLLTQCDSNRGYCVKGDACSVRTSRLRSNRCPAYEEVCCPKSAFPEEFHATQVAKHDLSMGATTSTTSTTTTTTTTTTTTTTTTPNPVGESDQILEIQASTTPVSATTANSLGTSLDAKSSEGTGASEPTKLPIPLRPITPDQQTVESTDVNNAADPPQTPALMAQFTPESFSYQECGQLNLNGVVERMINEDFRAEYGEFPWMVALFQLPEQRYCCNGALIDPKAILTTAHCVTNCGGRAANIMVRFGEWNMSSTHEMAIPREDIGVKSVHQHPRYSPSALLNNIAVLELAHPVQYQATIQPVCLPSANQPLRPMENMIATGWGRVMEENAPPTQILKRLDLQRMEPSICREALRRVRRPYPLILDSSFVCSTTNHGDQERPCDGDAGAPVVVELPGTTNRYYLHGLVSWGYGCHQKQIPYTVLTKVVHFREWIDRIVLGFKKKVKKGHSKQRE; translated from the exons ATGAGGGAAAGGTGGTGTTTCGCAGTGGATCGGATCGTTTTGGTTGCGCTAGTAGCGGGATGTTTGCTGGTAGCGGTCGCTGCACAGGCGGACTACATCCAACAAGAG CAATGTATTACCGCCAGCAGCAGGGCAGGCTACTGTATGACGAAGGCAGAATGTCCCGATCAGGAGCAAGTGGATCTACGGGCGGCAACTTGCAGCGATGCTACGCATTACTGTTGTCCGGACCGGAGCGAGCAGCTGCCGTCGAGGAACAGACCGAAGCTGCTCACCCAGTGCGATAGTAACAGAGGGTACTGCGTAAAAGGTGACGCGTGCAGCGTGCGTACCTCTCGCCTGCGTTCGAACAGATGTCCTGCGTACGAGGAGGTTTGCTGTCCGAAAAGTGCCTTTCCGGAGGAGTTTCACGCGACGCAGGTAGCGAAACACGACCTATCGATGGGTGCGACTACCAGTACTACTTCTACTACGACTACTACTAcgactacaacaacaacaactactactactactccaaATCCTGTTGGCGAATCAGATCAAATCTTGGAGATACAAGCAAGCACTACACCCGTGTCGGCTACTACTGCAAATTCATTGGGAACATCACTCGATGCAAAGAGCAGTGAAGGCACTGGAGCCTCCGAACCTACCAAACTCCCGATTCCCCTTCGTCCGATCACTCCCGATCAACAGACGGTGGAGTCTACCGATGTGAACAATGCCGCCGACCCACCGCAAACTCCTGCCCTAATGGCTCAATTCACCCCGGAAAGCTTCTCCTACCAGGAATGCGGCCAGCTCAATCTGAACGGTGTCGTGGAACGTATGATCAATGAAGATTTTCGTGCAGAATATGGCGAGTTCCCGTGGATGGTGGCACTGTTCCAGCTGCCGGAGCAGCGCTACTGCTGCAATGGGGCACTGATCGACCCGAAAGCCATCCTAACAACGGCACACTGTGTGACGAACTGTGGTGGCCGTGCGGCCAACATTATGGTACGGTTCGGTGAGTGGAACATGAGCTCGACGCATGAAATGGCAATTCCACGTGAGGATATTGGAGTGAAAAGCGTTCACCAACATCCCCGGTACAGCCCTTCTGCCCTTCTTAACAACATTGCCGTGCTGGAGCTAGCCCATCCGGTGCAATATCAAGCGACGATACAACCAGTGTGTCTGCCGTCGGCCAACCAACCGCTTCGGCCGATGGAGAACATGATCGCCACAGGCTGGGGCAGAGTGATGGAAGAGAACGCACCACCGACGCAGATATTGAAACGGCTCGATCTACAGCGCATGGAACCGAGCATTTGTCGGGAGGCGCTGAGACGGGTGCGACGACCGTATCCCTTGATACTGGACAGCAGCTTCGTATGCAGCACCACCAATCATGGCGATCAGGAAAGACCTTGTGATGGAGATGCCGGTGCTCCGGTTGTGGTGGAACTACCCGGCACGACCAATCGGTACTACTTGCACGGGTTGGTATCGTGGGGATATGGTTGCCATCAGAAGCAGATACCTTATACTGTGCTGACAAAGGTGGTCCATTTCCGGGAGTGGATCGATCGTATCGTTTTAGGATTTAaaaagaaggtcaaaaagggACACTCCAAACAGCGTGAGTAG
- the LOC120901885 gene encoding phenoloxidase-activating factor 2-like isoform X1, which translates to MASLMWWTVSALCLAAGIVAQNVEVSTNSEQFCTTSKGEDGICVYQYQCTDGVVSHSGANIIDIRHPLDDCNDHLMQCCAEPKQATTIPPITDGDADDQVTIVPPSSTASPTTAGDGDANDTQQASKRPPVHIPPYEIEGCGHRNPHGMIFTIENNQFSESEYGEYPWTVAIFARTKTESALKYLCGGALIDRAAVLTTASCLHPYRSDVSSLVVRLGEWDMSTVREPIPHIDSEMERIYLHPQYSMTSKVNDIAIVILGDTVELNHTVGVVCLPPAGMVPSTGTDVTGVGWGEVPNFVVPRKLPQTILKKAQLHHLSHELCQQTLRKLMGRRFQLHSSFLCTTAQDAEMLPCRGDTGSPYMMETVPGSERYYLVGLSSWGYDCNKQATPTVLTNVAYHRDWIDGVIKGEDLNIWSYTYEKELLEGQQQQNAVDQSSNEE; encoded by the exons ATGGCGTCATTGATGTGGTGGACTGTTTCGGCGTTGTGCTTGGCGGCTGGAATTGTGGCACAGAACGTCGAAGTGAGCACCAACAGTGAACAG TTCTGCACCACGAGCAAGGGCGAGGATGGCATCTGCGTGTATCAATATCAGTGCACGGACGGTGTGGTTAGTCATTCGGGAGCGAATATCATCGATATCAGACATCCACTGGATGACTGCAATGATCATCTGATGCAGTGTTGTGCGGAGCCGAAACAGGCTACTACCATCCCGCCGATCACGGACGGCGATGCGGATGATCAAGTAACGATTGTTCCTCCATCATCAACAGCGTCACCTACAACAGCGGGTGACGGAGATGCAAACGACACTCAGCAAGCATCGAAAAGACCACCGGTACACATCCCACCGTACGAGATCGAGGGTTGTGGCCACCGGAATCCGCACGGTATGATCTTCACGATCGAGAACAATCAGTTCAGCGAGTCCGAGTACGGGGAATACCCCTGGACGGTGGCCATATTTGCACGCACGAAGACGGAAAGTGCGCTCAAGTACCTGTGCGGCGGTGCGCTGATCGATCGGGCCGCCGTACTCACCACGGCCAGCTGCCTACACCCGTACCGGTCCGATGTGTCCTCGCTGGTGGTGCGGCTCGGTGAATGGGACATGAGTACGGTGCGCGAACCGATACCGCACATCGACAGCGAGATGGAGAGGATCTACCTGCACCCGCAGTACAGTATGACAAGCAAGGTCAACGATATCGCGATCGTCATCTTGGGCGACACGGTCGAGTTGAATCACACGGTCGGCGTGGTGTGTTTGCCACCGGCTGGCATGGTTCCCTCGACGGGTACCGACGTGACCGGTGTCGGATGGGGTGAGGTACCAAACTTTGTCGTGCCGCGGAAGCTTCCTCAGACGATCCTGAAGAAGGCGCAACTGCACCATCTGTCGCACGAGCTGTGTCAGCAGACGCTGCGCAAGCTGATGGGACGCCGGTTTCAGCTGCATTCGAGCTTCCTCTGCACCACGGCACAGGACGCGGAGATGTTGCCGTGCCGGGGCGATACGGGCTCACCGTACATGATGGAGACGGTGCCTGGTAGCGAACGGTACTACCTGGTCGGGCTTAGCTCGTGGGGCTACGACTGCAATAAGCAGGCTACACCGACGGTCCTAACGAATGTGGCGTACCATCGCGACTGGATCGATGGCGTGATAAAGGGTGAAGATCTCAACATTTGGAGCTACACGTACGAGAAGGAGCTGCTGGaggggcagcagcaacaaaatgctGTAGATCAGAGCAGTAACGAAGAATAA
- the LOC120901889 gene encoding CLIP domain-containing serine protease 14D-like has translation MAFSLRIGIRTTDSKRCLVLVVLVMLLTVLACLPPSVEGNFPVGKFRRCNNNKGICVSREQCLNGQINTVGHMQIEPRLLNDDDIDECDVYGMQCCNLPSTNVPADSDEEEQEEEEKEKKGGTVTTTTTEEPDDPDWSRQCGQRTDVTERADQDGETNRFEFPWSVALFSKAQFFGKVRKEFLCGGTLIDDYLVLTAARCVNQKDRNTLVVQLGRWDLDAGKESRMQEIAVEELIIHRGYVLSSHRHNVALLVLANGAQLGRAANRVCLPDHSVQFGPDTLCYVVGWSNSPSPNTSNRQLKLRSMVAPVQECTATIRRSTGAWDFRLLSENICTTYLDDTVPCERAPGSGFVCESPTLPGQYFLVGIASYAVRQCHKYRAHDVFVHVPDYIEWVDGHVVNQSRQTSFYRPDPISFD, from the exons ATGGCTTTTTCACTCCGAATTGGCATCCGCACCACTGACAGCAAACGAtgcttggtgttggtggtgctggtgatgCTACTGACTGTGCTGGCCTGCCTACCACCCTCGGTAGAGGGGAACTTCCCCGTTGGGAAATTTCGACGCTGCAACAACAATAAGGGCATCTGCGTGTCGCGCGAACAGTGCCTGAACGGGCAGATCAACACAGTGGGCCATATGCAGATCGAGCCGCGCCTGCTGAACGACGACGATATTGATGAGTGCGATGTGTACGGTATGCAGTGCTGCAACCTACCGAGCACCAACGTGCCGGCCGACAGTGACGAGGAGgaacaggaggaggaggaaaaggagaagaagggaGGCACGGTGACGACCACCACGACAGAAGAGCCGGACGATCCGGACTGGAGTCGACAGTGCGGCCAGCGGACGGACGTCACGGAGCGGGCCGACCAGGACGGTGAGACGAATCGGTTCGAGTTCCCGTGGAGTGTGGCGTTGTTTAGCAAGGCGCAATTTTTTGGCAAAGTGCGCAAAGAGTTCCTGTGCGGTGGGACGCTGATCGACGACTACCTGGTGCTGACGGCGGCCCGGTGCGTTAATCAGAAGGATCGCAACACGCTCGTGGTGCAGCTGGGCCGTTGGGACTTGGATGCCGGGAAGGAGTCACGCATGCAG GAAATAGCCGTAGAGGAGCTTATCATCCATCGGGGCTACGTGCTGTCAAGCCATCGGCACAACGTCGCACTGCTCGTACTAGCCAACGGTGCTCAGCTTGGCCGGGCGGCCAATCGGGTCTGCCTGCCCGACCATAGCGTACAGTTCGGGCCGGACACCCTGTGCTACGTTGTCGGCTGGAGCAACTCACCGTCACCGAACACGTCCAACCGACAGCTGAAACTCCGGTCAATGGTTGCGCCCGTGCAGGAATGTACGGCCACGATCAGGCGTTCCACGGGCGCGTGGGATTTCCGGCTGCTCAGCGAGAACATCTGCACCACCTATCTGGACGATACGGTGCCGTGTGAGCGGGCACCCGGGTCGGGGTTCGTGTGCGAATCGCCCACCCTACCCGGGCAGTACTTTCTGGTGGGCATCGCGTCGTACGCAGTGCGCCAGTGCCACAAGTACCGGGCGCACGATGTGTTTGTGCACGTGCCCGATTACATTGAGTGGGTTGACGGCCATGTGGTGAATCAGAGCCGGCAGACGAGCTTCTATCGGCCCGATCCGATCAGCTTCGATTAG